A segment of the Trifolium pratense cultivar HEN17-A07 linkage group LG7, ARS_RC_1.1, whole genome shotgun sequence genome:
GCTCTTAAACTCATTTCTAAACATTATCTTATCCAATGTAGTACTATTTAAAGCGGATAGGAGACAAAATACAAGTCCAAACGTGAACTAATATggaacaaatttttaattagagtgctaataatttgtttttcatggCTTCTATAGCAAGGGGGTTCCCCTTctcttttataaaatttgagTAGTTTGTTGTGTTTGACAATTGAATCCAATACAATGAATGCTCCTTTGTGTAACACATGAATAGATTTAAAATCAGCAAAAGTTACTTTAAAAAATCAGGATCTTGAATGTGAATGCCATAAAAAAGGCAATGAAGGTCAAAATTAGTTTTGTAAGGTGGATGATTTTTGACTTGTGTGTTTAAATTTAAGATAagttttgaaaaatcacaatGTCATCATAATTTATTGGCTAAAAATTATACcattaagatggataagtgggatgtTCTGAGTTCGAATCTCGGCtccttacatatataatgcaatgccTCTGCCAACTAATCTAAGCTCACGAGACAATGTCATCGTAATTTTAACTTGTGTTATagtataatttaaaatttcaacaaaatcatttttaccatgtcaaaaaaatgattttctctGGTGTggtggtattggcttgagacctgggagtgtgctcctccttaatgtctcaggttcgattctctctgatgtcaatttgggtgggctaatttagcttcttaaacaaaaacatatcaaaaaataaataaatatagtataCACAGTTGAGAGAAAAGATTTcatatttttcaacaaaaactgGTTATCGTTAAAGATTAGTCATCCTTCCAGCTGTTAGCTACAACGTTGGGATAAAAGAATTCAACTTGCTTAATAAAGATTTCTAtacaatagtaaaaaaaaaataataactatatataacatgataatattaattataaaagaaGGGTGAATTTGTGAAAtgttgtaaaataaaaaatcaaaatgagcCCAAATATCGTTGGCTTGTGGGTTTCAAGATAGTGATTGTTCGGTTCGGTTGAACAGTCGGAgcaaggaattttttttttctaccccaacaatcttcattctaccccaacatatttttcaaaatacccggtatacccttataaaaaattagtatattttaataatttttttttgtcgtcTTATACTGTTCCGGTAGACTGTTTCATCCTCCCAAAAATCTGTTCCGGTAAGTATTTATCTAtaccggtatgttaattttaccggtacactttttaaaaagtgttccggtatgttaattttaccggtacaccttttaataagtgttccggtgttgattttaccggtacacttggttttaataagtgttccggtatgtttaataagtgttccggtaaaaatTAACTACTCTCTTTCAAATAGATCCACTTTTGTTTAGAACCTTATGGCCTCTCCTTCAAATATAACTACTCTCTTTCAATATTCCCCAAGCCAACTTCCCATTTTCTATGGTGAAAACTATGAATATTGGAGTGATCAACTGAAGACTTTCTTCATTTCCCGAGATCTTTGGGACATTGTAGAAAAAGGATATAGAAAACAGCCACAACCAGTGGCTTTGCAAGGGAACCATTTGAAGCAATATAAAGAAATTGTAAAGAAAGATGCAACTTCCCTTCTCTACATGATTGATCAAAGGCATTTATTCAAGAATTGTAGGTGTTAATAAGGCAAAAGAAGCACAGGATATTCAGCAAAATGAATATAAAGGCAGTGAGAAATTCATTTCTATAAAGCTTCAAAATCTTTGATCCATAAACAACTTCAATCGCCCAAGCCAGAGGTAACTGCTGAAAATAATCCATCTACATCCACTTCTCAAATTTCTAACGCTTTTGACCTTAATCCTTATGACTTACCAATAGCTTTGAGAAAAGACAAAAGGTCTTGTGCCAAGTACCCTATTTCTCAATTTGTCTCTTCTAAACGTTTTCCCTTGCAGCACCAGAGTTTTATTACAGTTGCTGACTCTTTGAGAAATCTGACATCTGTCAAGAGGCACTAAAGGATGAAAGTTTGGTCCCAGTTATGGATGAGGAGCTGAAAGCACTTGAAAATGATGAAACTTGGGAGATTTTTGAGAGATCATGAGGCAAGAAAATTGTTAATCATGTGGATCTATACAGTTAAGCACAAATTAGATGACACTTATGATCGATACAGGGCAAAACTAATGACAAAAGGATACACTCAAATTAAACCTATTTTCCCCAATGGAAAAGATGAACATTGTTCATCTTGTACTCTCTCTTGTAGCCCACTATGTATGAGAACTATACCAGTTCGATGTCAAAAATGTTTGCTTGCATGGAGACTTAGAGGAGGTGTAAACGGAGATTTCCCGATGATTTGGTCCCACAGTATATAAATGGTGTGTCTTGGGATACAAAGCAAAGCCAAGAAAATCaataccggaacacttattaaaaagtgtaccggtaagattaccggaacactttttaaaaagtgtactggtaaaattaacataccggtatagataaatacttaccggaacagtttttTGGGATGATGAAACAGTCTACCGGAAcagtataatacgacaaaaaaaaaattaaaatatactaatttttttataagggtatattgggtattttgaaaaatatgttggggtagagTGAAGAtcgttggggtagaaaaaaaaaattccgtCGGAGCAATTATGGCCAAGAAAATGGTCCGTGTCGTGTCCATGTAGCAAGCTGGAGTATATTTATGTTTAGCAAAAAAAAGGGGGGGTTAATAGGGGTTTTaaaaaccgaaaaaaaaaattacattaaatgtTGTGAGAAAATATATGATTCGCGTTAACTTTTTTAAGTTATCTAGCGAAAAAATATTGTGAGCTTCTAAAATATTCAAATCCTCATTAAATTTTGTGAGAAAATTATCTCAAAATAgttaatgaaaaattaacaATGTTAATAAGGAAATAAGGTATTTGTCTatgtttttttgtattaacccaTCTGACTTATTGGAGAAGAGGCTTTCGATAAATTAGAGTTCGGCTATAAGATAAGTAAATcataactaaaaattattttcataaaaaactaAACCGGAGTACTCCTTAAAAACTTAAAGAGACTAGTGtatgttttaaaatataaattaattttgcatTGACatctaataaaaatcaaacattcTATCATGTCATTATATTAATCAAAGTAGAATAATTTAGCCGAATATATGTTCATTATTAAatgacaatgtaaaattatttttaatgcaTCTGTATCATATTTTTGTCATAAaccataaatttattaaaataacttttaactttttaaatttagatTACTTTATTCCCTTCAAAGATCCATATGAAACAAGGCTGGTCGACCTTTAGATCATCTCATGTTGGTACGTGGGGTACAAAATCAAAAGGCGTCCACTTATTACTTAATTATTACATAAAAGGTAGTACGAGTAAGGTTGGActctatattatagatcatctatgtgtTCAAAATAGGTCTACATTAGGATTGCATTGTCATTTTATTGATCTTGTCTGACAGCAATTGCAAATTTGCAATATAGagatcactttttttttcaatagtTCGAGTACTCCTTTTATCTCTAGTTATAGTAGTTATAtgacttttttattaaattttttaaaaggcAAATGATAATTTCGCATAatagtgcttttttttttcaccaccagtttaatctggttcgaaggttagttctgacatcaagtgatcctccctaccaagttcagcgtcaatcaccactgaatcaactaataattgatataatgtatatatttttgaaaagcCTAAACCTGCCTGGAATGTTAagtcaaaattttataaaaaatatgaaggatattaaataaaaagtatcGTAGATAATTATTCCCTAATGAATTAGATTAAATTAACGAATGTCTCTTGATTTAGAATAGAATAATCTTTTCTCTGGGTATTATTATATAAGCATTCTCTCAATCGTAAAGGAAAAAGGTTccctaaaaataatattttgctatgaaattaaaaataataattatgggCTTCGGCCcctttgtataaaaaatttaataattattatattttttagtgaTTATAGGCTCatacattttaaatttaaagaaatgaaaaaatttaaattcaaattttcacTAATATATATTAGCGTCCCATGCAGCTACTAACTAAATAGGATGGATGGAGGGTTCACTTTTTATGTTTCTATGTTGTAGTTATGTCTTTGagaatttatgataaaataaagttaaagagTGGATTGAATTGAGACTCTAAGATATGATTCtgttgaaaaaaatgaaatcttGAAAGATTTTATAAGATTATGTAAAAATGTATTAACCTTCAAGAAAAATGTAAAGACTTTTTAGAGTAATCGGTTAATTTAGTCTCAAAACTATCACTCTTTTACCAACTCAGTCCATAAACTATTAAAActaactaaaaggtccctaaactattttcGATCCACCAATTTAGTCCTCTGTTATATTTTCCGTTAATTGTtctttaaaaccctaaaacccaaAAGGCtacgttttttttcttcaacccACTTCATTTGCATCTTCTTATCTCTCTCTTCTTGATCAACTCTCTCAAATCATCTCAATCTGAAAATGCTAGCGCCGCCTTTACGCTCCAATTCCGATTGCCACAGACCTCATCTCTCTAGTCGTCGCTGTTTTAAGGTACGTTTTTCACTGTTTTTCGTTCTAATTGTTTTTGGGATGAATTTCACCTTAGGTGATTAACTATGGATTGCGATTTAGTTAGTTATTTTGATGGATTGTGGATTTGTTGACTCATATAATGAATTTAATGGATTATGGTTTAGTTGACTTATGTAATGAATGAATGGTTTAtggtttaaatataattatggttaagtttgttttttggtttatgTTGATTTAGCGGTGTTGTTTCATTTGGTTTAAAtttgatttagcagtaatgaattTGATGGATTATGATTTAGTCATACTAGCTGTGTTGTTAaggatgattttgtaatttttttatcatagtttagggactattttgttgttttttaagatagtttaaggactaaattgaagtatttttatAGGTAGGGATTATTAATGGTCACTTAACGGAAAAGTTAACTGAGaaactaaattgaaggatgtgaatatagtttaaagaccttttagttatttttaatagtttagggactaagttggtgacaGAGTGATAGTTTAAAGACTAAATGTCTGATTTCTCGACTttttataatcaattttttttaaaaaaatgcatatcagatcttcaaatatattaaaatattgacgGTGACTTAGACCACTCACATAAAAGTGCTATTTGATGCATGCAGAGTTTATGTTACTGtaatttttaagtttaaaacattttttgCATTAACCTTTAAGAAAAATGTAAAGACTTtttataatcaatttttaaaagaaaaatgctTATCAGATCTTCAAATACTATTACAATATTGAAAGTGACTAGACCACTCACTTAAAAGTGCTATTTGATACATGCAGAATAGATAACCccaaattttatgttattttttaagtttagatAAACTCAACTTTAGATATGTgtatttttatgaaataaaataaaaatttacataGGAAACTGAAAAAGCTTTTCTTCCAATGGCATGAACCAGAAAAGAAGGGCGGTGATTCCCTTCGTGAGGGACACTCCAAAGGTTAGTGGGTTAAATTAAACAAATCCCCAATCATAGCTAAGCAATGCAATGTACTTTGTTTAACTTCTTAATTAATCTTCTGTAGTAGGGTGTACCGTAGGCTCCATAGTTGCATCATCATCAAGGGAATTATTACCACTGATTTGATCAAGTACAAGAACAAATCCCATTGCAAAAGCAGCATCAAAACCAGGCTTAACGCAAAGAGTTAACACTTCTTTCCCAAGCATAACACCTGTGGTGGGGTCCACTTTACGATGAATCTCAGCCACTGTTTCCTTCATCGTGTTAAAAACGGTGCAACAACGCTGTGAGAAGCACCCTTCGATATGGTACTCCTCATTAGAGTTGTTGTACACCTCTACTGTTACTCCTGAATGTGATCGTCCGATCATCGATGATCTTTTTATGCTGAAGGTTGGTTTATCACCGTCTATTCTTTCACCTTTAAAACCTTCCCACCGTTGATGCAAACTCGGCCTCTACTTCAAAAAATGTTAAAGTTCAATTATTAATCGATTAGAAAAGAAGGGCAGTTCTATCATGCACAACCGAAATAAAGACCATATAAGATACGATAAGACTTATCAATAAATGGTAGACAAAAAAGTTGGAATAATACACCACTATTTTACTTGTCTACTATAGAATTGGATTGAAATCATTCCCTTTCCGAAACACAAAGTACACATGTATGCTCGAATTCACAACATATTTAAAAGATTCACAACGAGTTTGataaaatcacaaaatttaACTTTTCAAAAACCAGTATGGTTTACGCATCAAAGAATTAAACCGCACTTAGACAAAAATATCACACTTTATTTCCAAATTAGACTATCTTTTGTGAGACTATTAGCGCATAACGCATTCAAGACAACTATACCAATTGATTAAGATcagataattcaaattttaattttttataagtaaaacgACATTGAAAGAGTTTAAATTATGAGATTGCAGATCTCCATACAACAACCACAATTGTCACAATAtgaacataaaacaaaaatataatccaTTTCATCCCACAGAATCGTACATACCtgattttattgtctttttttattattattattattattatttttaataatatactcaatgaaatttaaaagaaaGTTCTATAATATATCAATTTATCATTTTATGTTCAAATTTACAAATTACTGCAATCAAACTGTTACTCATAATGTAAATTGATCGGGAGTTAGTATTCGGGGACAACTTTTTGGGTTGAGGCTCATGTTGATGTTTTCTCCGGTGATCTGGAGACCGTTTCTATGCATGTATATACGGCACCTCTCTTGTAGTTTCTTTTTCATCGGTCTTTGTTTGTCTTAAACAGAGACCTGATTAATAACATATTTGTgattaaaaaaactcataatGTAAATCACTCAGTGAGTGGACTCAGTTTATAAGAAAGAGAGTACAAAAGGTAGAAGGTGGTGGCGGCGTACCTTCCGGCGAACAGTGAGGAGACAACGGCCATCTGGATCCATAAGAACAAGCTCATCTAGGTTGCGAGAATCAGGTCCATATGAGTCAACTCGGAAAACGAGTTGACCATGACAATCATAGGCGGTGAAACCATCGCCGGAGAAGAAGAGAGAGGTTTTGAGAACTGTGTAATGGATCTCTTCTTTGAAGACGTAATTACCATCTTGCACCACTGATATCTCTTTCATTTTTTCTGCGGTAGATTCAGAATCCATACAAAGGGTCATGAATATTGAAATTGGAAAGTTAGACCTAATTAAGCTTTTGGAGTAGTATAGTATGAAAGAATGTGAATTATGAATGTGGGACTCGTATATTATTGGTAAtgttaaggaaaaaaaagtgtTCTCACTAATCTTTAACGATACTTTGTGTCTTGCAATTTATAGTATactttagtttatttatttttttggtagaatagTAGTAGtacttttaattattaattaattaggagAATTGTTTATTGGTCAAAACTACAGTATCTagagttttttaatttattattaaaaaaatatctagatagttttaatttttttaaattaaaagtttaagTCCATAGTACCGGACCATCCTATCTTGCACCATTTTCAACACGTTGAAAATCGATCGAGTTTAAATGGATCGAGCTATTTTCGATATTTAGCAAGTGTTTGTAGGTCATTTTCAATGAagtagaaaaattaatttataaaattttaaggcGTTGAATGTTCATTCTTAAGATAAAATTtctcttttgtcaaaaaaataaaaaaaatttctctttGAAGCATCTAAACCGTGGGGTATAGAAATTGATACATGCATTTCCCTTATTTATGATGTAGGGTATATAAATTGATACATGCATGGGATGGTATGGTATGGTCATCAATACTTCAAAATGTCAGGAGTCAAAATACTATGTGCTATGCGACGGGAATTTTTGAGGTAAAGTTTCaaactatataatttttttggatatcgATAACCATCAGGATTGCTTGAAGATATACATGTTGAAAATTTTCACattatttaaatttgtaaaaattacTTTAACTAAAATTTGTTCCCAAAGACTTATACTACTTCattccctaattataagaccttATTTGATCGCAGCACGTacgccaatgcacaattttgatcgctaatatctttaatttcctattagtaaaaattataaaaatttaatattttaaaaatactcatcaaaataaattaaacaatatcttatatgttaatatttatatttatatattattaaaaaaatacggtcaaaacaaggtaaatgaatagtacatttttgtcaatcatggtcttataattaaggacggagatagtatatttttttaattaagtagtCTAATGGCTGAAAATTCCACCTTAAGAtagataagtggagtgtccgggatTCGAATTTCGgtccctacatatataatgcaatgtccctaccaacttagagacaagatttatattttctATAAGATTCGATTAATGTTGGTACATTATTAATCTCTAGCGAGATGAC
Coding sequences within it:
- the LOC123899781 gene encoding protein LURP-one-related 12-like, which gives rise to MTLCMDSESTAEKMKEISVVQDGNYVFKEEIHYTVLKTSLFFSGDGFTAYDCHGQLVFRVDSYGPDSRNLDELVLMDPDGRCLLTVRRKRPSLHQRWEGFKGERIDGDKPTFSIKRSSMIGRSHSGVTVEVYNNSNEEYHIEGCFSQRCCTVFNTMKETVAEIHRKVDPTTGVMLGKEVLTLCVKPGFDAAFAMGFVLVLDQISGNNSLDDDATMEPTVHPTTED